In Corticium candelabrum chromosome 1, ooCorCand1.1, whole genome shotgun sequence, the genomic stretch ACATTTCTGACAACGATGATAGGAATGGTAGATGCGTACGATTAGAAATCATGTGGCCCCTGGAGTTTCTAAAAGTAATTTTAGAAGAAAAATAATTAAGTGAGTTTTCTCAACTGTTTGGAAATTTTTAGAACGTTACACTGATTGATAGTCCAGGAACGACAGAAGATGATCCAGAAAATTGCGATGTTAGAGAGATGACGGAGAAGGTTCAAAGAGATGTCGCTTGTGGCTTTATTTACGTGTTGGACGGAAGTCAATCTGCACAAGAAGCAGCGAAAGTGAGGCGCATTCAATGCACATTGTAAATATGTTTCAGGCAGATACCAATAAAGGTAATATTGAACCTGTGCCGTTAAAACGTTTTTAGGCTAATAGGATTTTATTGCATACTACATTTTTAAGAATTTCATAAGTGTAGTAATTAACTATAGAAATTGCGCTAACAATCTGCAAAGTTTCAACTTTTTaatagtctaactttggcagaAAGTGAAGTTGTAAGAAGTATGTTTTTCAGTTGTTTTTCCAGATTAAACAACATTGTCATAGTTATCTAATTTGAAACCTTGATACATTACTGCAAGGACAGAGGCTGATATTCTATCTTCACATATATACCATTACATGTACCATGAAAGTTCATGAAATAGGTCGGCTAAGCGTTtgtttgtgcgtctgtctaaaacttctaattgcgtaaagtttgcatgttttccTTTCATATTTCTTTCTATTTTTCGTTACTCTGCATAGGCTGGCTATTTGCTGAAAGCTTTTGAAATACAAGTTAAATATTTAGCTTCACCGGAGTCTGCAATCTTTGTTTTGAACAAGTGGGATATGGTTGATGAAAAGGCGAAATTGGAGCAGTTAGGTATTGTTACTAAATGCCTCGAAGAACGATGGCCAATGATTAGACCTTACCAAGTGCTCCCACTCAACTCGAAACAAGCCGAAATTTTTCTATACTATGCAGGCACGTCAACTCCAGATCTGGAAGAAGTCTTCAAAAGTATTACAAAAATTCTTCCAGGATCTCTCAACAACATCATTATGAAATCCCTAAGGTATGTCAAGTAATAATGATTTTCAACTATAGTTCATTATTTTGGTTATCTGTCTAGCAAACCTTGCGACTTTATTGTCTCTGTTGAAAATATGTTGCAAACAACTATCAGGCAGCTGAAATTACCTGTTTCACAGAGAGATAAATTAAATAGTAAGAGCATGGAAAATCTAGAACAGTTTGAAATATTGTTAAAAGAAATGAAAGCCAAACTCGATATGAAAGTTGGCTGGCTTAAAGATGATCTTTTGCCTTATCTTCAGACGGACAGCGTTCGTGAAAGCTTTTATAATTGGAATGTACTTTCTTTACCGGTTGACCAGAGGACAGCTGTTGATGCAGGCAACGTACAACAATTTTTGTATATGAGGCTATTTCAGATTGTAGATAGCCGCTTCAAGAAAGATGACCTTCAGCAATGGGCAAAAATAGCATTGGCTCGAGATGTTGCAAAAGCAGAGCAAGTGCTGATTCAAGCAAACTTGCACATAAGCGGTTCTGTTCAATCAACATTTGGAATCAAGGACAATCACAACGATTTATCACGATCTTCGACAATATCCCAATTCCTTGCTATTTGCGCCGGTGTCGGCATATCGATAGGCGCAAGTTGGGTGACAGGAGAGTTTTTAGCGACAGTGGCATTACCGAGGGCCGTAGTTGCAGTTGCAGTACCCTGGTCTATGGTAGGTTTTGTTGGCAGTGTAGTGGCTGTAGCAGTAGCTAAAAGGGTCTGGCAAAGTACTGTCATCGAAAACTTTAAAAGGAACATAAGGCAAGCTTATGACGAGTTTATTACAAATACTTCACAACTGCAAGAGGTTATATTGACGCTGCTGCAGTATCATTGCAAACCTGTGCAAGCTGTATCAGACACACTTCCTCAAATGTATGGGCAACTTCAGAAAACCTTAGCTGTAATTGAACGGGCAAAGGAGGAACATCGTCCAAAGTATGAAGAATTGTTAAGCAAATGCCAAGACTTAAATGCCAAATTATCAATTTTGACTCTCCAATGCATGCCTCACAAGTTT encodes the following:
- the LOC134188372 gene encoding uncharacterized protein LOC134188372, translated to MVDEKAKLEQLGIVTKCLEERWPMIRPYQVLPLNSKQAEIFLYYAGTSTPDLEEVFKSITKILPGSLNNIIMKSLSKPCDFIVSVENMLQTTIRQLKLPVSQRDKLNSKSMENLEQFEILLKEMKAKLDMKVGWLKDDLLPYLQTDSVRESFYNWNVLSLPVDQRTAVDAGNVQQFLYMRLFQIVDSRFKKDDLQQWAKIALARDVAKAEQVLIQANLHISGSVQSTFGIKDNHNDLSRSSTISQFLAICAGVGISIGASWVTGEFLATVALPRAVVAVAVPWSMVGFVGSVVAVAVAKRVWQSTVIENFKRNIRQAYDEFITNTSQLQEVILTLLQYHCKPVQAVSDTLPQMYGQLQKTLAVIERAKEEHRPKYEELLSKCQDLNAKLSILTLQCMPHKFTSNDISWPQPKTAVGSGSFAEVYKLTIPGADEVALKVIKRDITQGNTASDVKKEFDVCRKCNHENIVKFLGSVQLSSHPLKIGLLYEWCDGGTLASFIKDAQEEPAYTLSGFPIARSLALGILLGICYLHDNGIIHRDMKPENVLITGQNKVRLADMGLAKSMEQVKGTLCGTLWYMAPEVFREKPYTEQVDMFSFGIIMWELWHKKRVYEVSNPPPLQLFLERVETGELRPGEGQFIGEEILNGTLQQPKPAISVDVLPQTKTKAWADVARDSWSSDPENRPSAHTALEIISAISVGRDD